The Branchiostoma lanceolatum isolate klBraLanc5 chromosome 5, klBraLanc5.hap2, whole genome shotgun sequence region CACCGAGTAACCCAACGAGGGTAGCGAGGCCTCATATCATACATCAATGCGGGCTCCTGATTAGTCAATAGCTTCGTTTTAGCAAATCGTTTAGAACGACTCTTtggcttttttgtgtgttggtcATTTTTGGAAACATCCAGAAAAAGTGTGTATGGCTTAGTAAAAGTCGTTGACCATCAGTCTAATCTTGCGTTTCATTTTGGCCAGTGCTTTGCGGTAGATTTTGTTGCGGAAGGCGTAGACCAGGGAGTCGGAGAAGGTCGAGGTCTGCAGCATGACGTAGCAGATGTCTCCGTAGAAGGCTGCCGTGGCGATGGTGACGGCTCCAGCCTTACTCAGGATCCCGACGACCAGGATCGGAACCCACGTCACCCACTGCAGAAGGACGACGATCCCAAGCGTTTTGACGGCCTTGAGCTTGACTCGGAGTTTGTCTGCACGAGCCAGCCATGCCTCCTTGATGCTGTGGGGCTGCTGCTTGCTTCTGGCTTCCCTGTAGATGAGgccggcgcagcagcagctgatgACCATGCCGAGCAAGCACAGCATCACGGCGACGACGCTCTCCGGCCCGCCGAAGGTACACGGCATTAGCAGGCTCGCAGGCTCCGCGATGTCGACTGAAGCCAAGTCCACCGACCAGGTGGCGATATGCCCGACTCGAGCAAGCCCGACCAGCGGCGGCGTCAGGGCAAGGAGGAAGCAGAGGACCATGGCGCCGGCCAGGCGACGTGGTGTCAGCATCGAATGGAACTCCAGGGGCCAGACGATGTGGATGTACCGGCAGATCCAGAGGCTCGTCAGCAAGAAGACGGAGAGGCTGGACAGGAAAGGGACGAAGAAGGCTTGGATCCTTCACCAGACTCCTCCGGGAGATTCGCCGTGCACCAAACTGTAGATGGCGATCGGTGTGTACATCAGCGACTGGGCAATGTCGGTGAAGGCCAGAGCACACAGGAAAATGTTTCCCGGTTCCTAAAGAAGAAAGCGTGAGTAAATGAGTGCTTGACGCATATTTCAGGTGAAAGGTCGTTCAGACTAGCGTTCATGCCAACTCTCATAGCGCACTGCAGCTACGGCGACTTTTAAACATTTGATATTGCTACTTTTGCTtgattaccttcaccaagatgGTTATTTTTATGTATATCTCGATTtttgaatgttgttgtttttttggcttTTCCATAAAATCCATGCTAAAGACACAAGGCATTTTAGCTCCGCTCGACTGATTACATGTCAGCACAACGTATCTATCTTATGATTGATTCATAAGACTGTTTCAAATCCTGAATTGTACATTAACAATATTTACATCTTGGGTGTGGGAAGGGGGTGCCACTCTCTGACGCTACCTATACTTGTTATTAGACATTATGACAGTTCTTGTTTTGCTTTTATTTAGTTCTTACTAACTTTTAGGTGGTGCCGCCGATTAGGTTGTTTGAATTGTCACTGTCTGTGGTTTTGTCATATCTTTCAAAGTTTACAAACCTGCATGTTTTCGTCAGTAGCGATGACTCCTATCAAGCAGCCGTTGCCGAATACCGCCCACAGGAGCATGCAGACGAGGATGAGGATGAGGAGCGGTTGCAGTGCCGGGTTGCTGCCGTAGACCCCACAATCCGCCGGATCGTAGCTGGCAACGGTCGTGGTCACGTTacctgatgacgtcatgttgcggattatgacgtcacaaaggcCAACATCCTGTGCGGCTCGGATGAAACTGGTGACTCCTCTGTCTTCTGCTGTGTCATTGGTCAGATTTGTTTTTACAAGGTCAAATGTCGCATTCAAATAAGTTGTGGCGAAGTGAATCGCGATGTCTCCGCCCACTTGTTCTGTGACGTTGACCATAtttgtgatgacgtcaccagtaaTGGAACTCACGTTTGACCAAGCACCAGATAACAAGCTCGTTACGTTCATTGTTGTTGCTCATATGTCGTCTCTGCTGAAATGACACAACAACAAATCATTAGACAGCTCGGAAAGAATATTATATCATAAACAATGCAATCGTCGTCATAAAATCATTGTATTCACTTTTGACAGTTTTGTCCATCTACAGTTGTAAAAGACTTAACGGTTGTCATTGTTATTTGGTTGTGATAGTAAATTACTACTGTGTACGtcagggaaagagagagagaaagagagtgaCTTAAGTGGGTTTCTGTCATCAATAGAAGTCGCATATTGAAATGTAAGCAACTTGAGGAGAACAATTATATTAGATATGCCCGTCACATACACGAACAAAGCAAACTCGTATATATACGCGCCGAGAGTAAAAATGTCAGGAGGTCAACACTCTTGCAAGGTTTTGACCGCATGTGCAATTTTGTATCGTTGCCCTCACCTGGCACTACATTTGCGTTACTTCTCCCGTAGATGTATCTGGATAAAAGGGCTAgctacatatatataaagaaaatgtATGACTGCAAATGCATGGAGTTCTCGGAAGAATAACGCACGGTCCCAGTAACTACAACTGTTAAGTTGAAAGAAATCTACGTTGCTTGTGCTATGGTACAAGGAGTTTTCTTCAGTTTCCTTTGTGATATATTCCTTTTAGCTGGTTTttttacgcctaatggcggttataccggctatatagattcaAATTCAGATATGAAACGTTGTTTTACTcttttctattttttgtttattctatttcatttagtttCTTGCAATTGCATTTCAGTTATTCTACTTTATctcattttctttaatttgacTTCGTTCTATTCTATTTTACATTTGTTACATTCTACATAATACTTAATTGATCCTAACTTATTTTGTCCTATTGTAGTTTAAATTTAGAGATTCTGATGTATAAACATACAGTTGAAGGTTCGTCCAACAAGTCCCTGGATaagcaaacaacaaaaatgccaGCCGCcaagaggcaacgtgattggctggttatTATAACCTTTCCTCCAACAACAGGATGTTGAGTGATTGGCTGACGGTTGTCCATAGTTGACGCAGTGGGAAGGCCGGTACGCCTGAGTCGTGGCGTGATTCTTGCGAGCGGGGGACCGGATGACATGAATGGATGGATACGTGTGGCTTCATTAAAATCTACCCACTCACTGACGCACTCATCTACGCTAATACAAGAGACCTTGTGTGGGTAGTGTATTAAAGTCTATCATAAGTGGCAAGCTTTAAAATCGTCCTTTGTAATGTCTTTCTATCCTTTTGGTTTTCGCTGGCTCTGTTTGGTGCCAATATCCGGGAGGTCTGAGAGATCGCAAACATCTTTTGTACGGGCGCGCATTTCCATATTAGGTTGGATAAAGTGTGGAACGTCGGCGGAGTGAATGTTAACCTCTCCAGAAAGGGAATAACGTGATTTTATACCATAAAACTATATGAAGAACAAATTGAATCTTTACCACTGGATTTTATCTTCAGAAGTTTCAAGTGCCCGTCCGACACGTTTTGTCAATGAGGACATAATGTTTACTTAGGACTTACGGAACACAGCGACAATATTCTTTACCTctatataaaacaaaacaggaaacggTTGAGACATTTGGAAAAATGTTCTAAATAAAACTGCATGTATCAGGTCTTGACATTTGGGTGGTAGGCACCTCATATTAGTTTCGTTGGTCGCACAGAATTTCAAAAGCACTTTTTTAAAGGTTGAGTGTTGTTGACCTCCTCACCATTTCGTTAAAAGTGcttttgaaattcaacattgACGATATATATATGAGGTGCCAGTCTACCATAATTGACAGGTTCTAGAATCATCCCGTATAATGTTTCCCTTTGGCCTTCTCGCTGGCTCTGTTAATTTGGGCTGTCGACATCGGAGGTCTGAGGTCGCAAACACATTTTGTACTTGGTGCGTATTTTCACATCGGGTTGGATGGAATCTAGCACGTCGCGAGTGGATGCAAATTAATTTCTCCATCGCTTACGAAACCGAATAACACATGACAGCATCTTTTTACGGTAAAGCTACTTGTAAATTAGGACAGggacctaaacgtaacatcaggtacaggcaCAGGTCCAGCACAGGTCGGCGCACCAAAGCcatagtgtgtttttggcacacattttgacatatTAGCCAAAGTGGGTCGGTGGATGTCACTCCACCGTCGTGAaaggtgcctttcccaggggcacagcgtcggggcccGGCATGGTGAGTACTCGGGACCTGTTGGTTctgagttcaacgctctaactgttacgccacgccgacgcctCGCATAGAAGCAGGAATAATCCAAGTGTTTCACATATCTGATTGTGCTTATAATTAATGATCACTAACATACGTGTGCATATTTCATGTATGATAGTAACAACCGTGGTGTACgactacaacaaaatacatATCTTGATAGAAATGTTTAAAGACCCACTTCATTTGATGAAGATATTcgaaaagatttgaaaatgtccAAAGGTATTGAAGTACAACATCTTTCAAATTGACGAAAAAGGAGTTGTTGAGTTAAGATATTAGGTGAAAGAGTGTGTCATCTAAGATATTGGTAGTTTGCCATTAAACAAAATACGAAGATATCTATATGCACAGATATATCATCAAAGTCTTCATTAATTTTCTTCATATATAATGTTCATCAAAATAACATAAACTTTCTGCAGTTCGAAGTAAAAACTAGTACAGTAAAAACTTGCATCGTATAAAATCGTATCCAAACCTATGGTATATTGAAAACTATCGAAAAGCTTTTCCCATATGTCATTATAATGATACATACAGCAAGCAATCTTTTGGCCAATGAAGCCACTTGTTACCATGCTTCAATCTgaggaataaaattgaatcttttcTACTGGATTAATAAATTTATGTACCCAGACGTTTCAAGCGTCCGTCCggcagctttttttttcaatgaggaGAAATGTTTACTCGTTTGCCAGACGGgcgcttgaaacgtctgagaatacaaatgtattaatccaGAAGCAAAGATATTCAATTTTATTTCTCTTttcctgacctggatgtctaatattcacaaaaGCATGCTTAAATCTGTTCTGAACCAAATACACTGGATCGACAATCACAAATTGATTAGCATGTGACTATTGATTAAGTAATGAAGTGTAATTTCTTACCGGAAGAAACGAAACGCAGGAGTGAGGTGTGAAGACGAGACAGGTAGCATCGGGAGACAGCGATCTTGAGTCGCAAGCAAACAGAcgcctcattagcatatttgaCTGACAGCCAGTAGAACACCTGACGTCATTCGAGCAGGCGTGGTCTCAAAGGTTGAAACTTCCGTATCTGTTGGTTGGCTGCAACTCCGTAAGAAGGATCAGAAATGTGATGATTTTAATTCGTTGCTTTGTTACTAATCTAATCcatttgagtttgagttttctttttcttcttctcaaaaATGACTTCAACccatatataatatcttttaTTTCAACAGAGCGCATTGTAAAGATGTTGAAATTGttacttaaaaaaaacattttaaaccATAGTCATTCGTGCATTTTGTTAAATCATCATATTAAACGAACGCCTCATATGTTTCTAGAAGCTTATTTATCAAATTGTTAGAATTCATTCGGGTTCCAAATTCAGAATTCCCCGTAACTTAAAATACGATGTACTCTTAAATGAGCACTCAATTCCAGCAAGGGGTGATGTATTCCATTAGATTTTAGACAGTAAAATAATTCATACTATTTCACATCTATTCTACCTAACTCCCAAAAGTACCCTCTGAGCAATCACAACCGATGACAGAATGTAATGTGCCTGACAATCCCTGACAAGAGTTTGGTTTCAGAAATAATTTCCTGGGAGATAATAAAAATCGTCGTTGGATGTGTTCTGGTGTGCTCAACTCCAAGCAAAATATTCACGCTGAAGGAACTGTCCTTGGGTGAACTGTTCATGGGTACAGGGAATGCATGGatagggtctgcatggggttatcgagtatcatattgttgtaCCGAACACACGTCACGTAATTCACTACGGGGGGAATTCTGCAAAGAGTCGGCTGATTGTGTATTCATTGATACTTAATCCATAAGAAAACCTTCTGGAGTTCGTTGCACTGCTAACTGAAGCTCTCGAGTTCgactgaagaagaagaggaaaaacaCACGTAACCCCATTAACCCCTTTTGGTATCCTAGCAACAGAGACGTGGTTAACATATTTCGACGTTCATCTAGACTTAGGATGTCAGACCTTTGATAACATTTACCTCTCTCAAAGAGAGTATTTCCTTCCAATTTCATCTGCGTTTCGATCGGTTCCAATTTTctaaccctacagatgtgagggcAGGGGACTTttagtagcctgagtaccagcctccgtagtgaccgctggctcaaaaaaaaaaaaatcgcttttgtcgggctttctactttgtcatttttt contains the following coding sequences:
- the LOC136434245 gene encoding uncharacterized protein is translated as MLTPRRLAGAMVLCFLLALTPPLVGLARVGHIATWSVDLASVDIAEPASLLMPCTFGGPESVVAVMLCLLGMVISCCCAGLIYREARSKQQPHSIKEAWLARADKLRVKLKAVKTLGIVVLLQWVTWVPILVVGILSKAGAVTIATAAFYGDICYVMLQTSTFSDSLVYAFRNKIYRKALAKMKRKIRLMVNDFY